CGGTTGTTTAAGTGATGGAGGTACCTATGCCGAAGATGAATTACAGAGAGAGAAGATCGTTTGTCAAAAAAGCAGAATTCAAACAATTTCAAGAACAAATTGGCCATACATTCCAAAATGAAAGACTTTTGTATCAAGCCTTCACACATTCATCCTATGTGAATGAGCATCGCAAAAAGCCTTACGAGGACAATGAACGACTGGAATTTTTAGGAGATGCGGTTTTAGAATTAACGATTTCTCAGTTTTTATTTAAGAAATATCCAACAATGAGCGAAGGTGATTTAACAAAGGTCCGTGCAGCTATTGTATGTGAGCCGTCGCTTGTAGCATTCGCAAATGAATTATCATTTGGAAAGCTTGTACTGCTTGGTAAAGGTGAAGAAATGACTGGCGGAAGAGCTAGACCTGCTCTGCTGGCGGACGTTTTTGAAGCATTTATCGGAGCTTTATATTTGGATTCAGGACTTGATCCTGTCGTTGTCTTTTTAGAAAAA
The window above is part of the Metabacillus dongyingensis genome. Proteins encoded here:
- the rnc gene encoding ribonuclease III; translated protein: MPKMNYRERRSFVKKAEFKQFQEQIGHTFQNERLLYQAFTHSSYVNEHRKKPYEDNERLEFLGDAVLELTISQFLFKKYPTMSEGDLTKVRAAIVCEPSLVAFANELSFGKLVLLGKGEEMTGGRARPALLADVFEAFIGALYLDSGLDPVVVFLEKCVFPKINDGAFSHVMDFKSQLQEFVQRDSKGSLEYKILQEKGPAHNREFVATVSLNGDILGTGNGKSKKAAEQHAAQEALTKLKPH